A window of Pseudomonas guangdongensis contains these coding sequences:
- the bcsZ gene encoding cellulose synthase complex periplasmic endoglucanase BcsZ: MWRALLLCLCCLGLPLPGWAATCAWPAWESFRQHLVSDDGRVIDPSSPRLITTSEGQSYGLFFALVGNDRASFALLLRWTVDNLAGGDLERRLPAWLWGRHDDGRWAVLDANNASDSDLWIAYSLLEAGRLWQVPEYRRQGLALLWRSAAQTLRPMPQLGLMLLPGDIGFESEAGWRLNPSYLPPQLLDRFALEAPVWADLASASRRLLLASAPRGLAPDWLLWRRDGQPAADPEHGEEGDYDAIRVYLWLGMLAPDAAERAALQQHFAPMARLTAERGRPPERIDAARGSAEGGGPPGFSAALLPLLAALDPPALAAQRARLKAEPLADDAYYNRVLALYGEGWDQGFYRFDKDGRLLPAWQTAPCKN; this comes from the coding sequence ATGTGGCGAGCCTTGCTGTTGTGCCTGTGCTGCCTCGGCCTGCCCCTGCCGGGCTGGGCGGCGACCTGCGCCTGGCCGGCCTGGGAGAGCTTCCGCCAGCACCTGGTGAGTGACGACGGACGGGTGATCGACCCGTCCTCGCCGCGCCTGATCACCACCTCCGAAGGCCAGTCCTACGGGCTGTTCTTCGCCCTGGTCGGCAACGACCGGGCGAGCTTCGCGCTGCTGCTGCGCTGGACCGTCGACAACCTCGCCGGCGGCGATCTCGAACGCCGCCTGCCGGCCTGGCTGTGGGGCCGCCACGACGACGGCCGCTGGGCGGTGCTGGATGCCAACAACGCCAGCGACTCCGACCTGTGGATCGCCTACAGCCTGCTCGAAGCCGGCCGCCTGTGGCAGGTGCCGGAGTACCGCCGGCAGGGCCTGGCGCTGCTCTGGCGCAGCGCCGCGCAGACCCTGCGGCCGATGCCGCAGCTCGGCCTGATGCTGCTGCCGGGCGACATCGGCTTCGAGTCGGAAGCCGGCTGGCGGCTCAACCCCAGCTACCTGCCGCCGCAGCTGCTCGACCGCTTCGCCCTGGAGGCGCCGGTGTGGGCCGACCTGGCCAGCGCCAGCCGCCGCCTGCTGCTGGCGAGCGCGCCCCGCGGGCTGGCCCCTGACTGGCTGCTGTGGCGCCGCGACGGCCAGCCCGCCGCCGACCCCGAGCATGGCGAGGAGGGCGACTACGACGCCATCCGCGTCTACCTGTGGCTGGGCATGCTGGCGCCCGACGCCGCCGAACGCGCCGCCCTGCAGCAGCACTTCGCGCCCATGGCGCGGCTCACCGCCGAGCGCGGCCGGCCGCCCGAGCGCATCGACGCGGCCCGCGGCAGCGCCGAAGGCGGCGGGCCGCCGGGCTTCTCCGCCGCGCTGCTGCCGCTGCTCGCCGCCCTCGACCCGCCGGCGCTGGCCGCGCAGCGCGCGCGGCTCAAAGCCGAGCCGCTGGCCGACGACGCCTACTACAACCGCGTGCTGGCCCTCTACGGCGAGGGCTGGGACCAGGGCTTCTACCGTTTCGACAAGGATGGCCGGCTGCTGCCGGCCTGGCAGACCGCACCATGCAAAAACTGA
- the bcsB gene encoding cellulose biosynthesis cyclic di-GMP-binding regulatory protein BcsB: MSPSFKPWMAALALFAAAPAAATAPAGVPPAAPPAAVAEAPLAPSWSRSYSLSDLGRNSDVLLLGIRNSEQLELPLRRDRLVSAAELQLEYLPSPALQAHLSHLRVYLNDRLMGVLPAAPAQPEQAGQPLRQSLPLDARLFGDFNRIRLEFVGHYTDLCEDPAHSSLWLSLSQSSTIRLREQALLSHNDLAHFPAPFFDPRDTAPLQLSMVFAAAPTLGERQAAAVLASYFGSLGAWRGARFPVLFDRLPAVADDRPPPASVVFATNARRPAFLADRERFPAVNGPRVELLDHPDSPYAKLLLIQGRDEADLQRAVAALALGTPLLRGARVEIGELPALALRQPYDAPNWTPTDRPVRFAELMDYPQQLQVSGLRPAPVTLNINLPPDLFVWRNQGIPLRTHYRFSAPGNEDDSRLNILLNEQFIDSLALRGREQSRGLEELRLGLEGGEGGGQRDKLLLPALKVGANNRLSFEFNFASTLGSAQRDRCQTVLPVSVYGAIDEDSTLDLSGNHHYLAMPDLSAFAGSGFPFSRLADLSETRVLVPAEQGAQSLATLLEVFGALGAQIGYPAFGVRLLDAWPAGGDADADLLILDRLPEALLQRSDLALRLAAPFDRLLSGQPPAALRGAQPANAGTVPGAAVEIGASAPLAAVLGLQSPLHPQRSIVALLAHSDADHALLRDTLADPEQRAALRGSLALIRSSGVTSQVVGEPYYVGHLPWWLLLWFHLSAYPLLLAALSAGCVLLGAFLAWRLLRAVGRRRLGEE; encoded by the coding sequence ATGAGTCCATCGTTCAAGCCCTGGATGGCTGCCCTGGCCCTGTTCGCCGCCGCCCCGGCCGCTGCCACCGCGCCGGCCGGCGTTCCTCCCGCCGCGCCGCCGGCCGCCGTCGCCGAGGCGCCGCTGGCGCCGAGCTGGTCGCGCAGCTACAGCCTGAGCGATCTGGGCCGCAACAGCGACGTGCTGCTGCTCGGCATCCGCAACAGCGAGCAGCTGGAGCTGCCGCTGCGCCGCGACCGTCTGGTGAGCGCCGCCGAACTGCAGCTCGAATACCTGCCCTCGCCGGCGCTGCAGGCCCACCTGTCGCACCTGCGCGTCTACCTCAACGACCGCCTGATGGGCGTGCTGCCGGCCGCCCCGGCCCAGCCCGAGCAGGCCGGCCAGCCGCTGCGCCAGTCGCTGCCGCTGGATGCGCGCCTGTTCGGCGACTTCAACCGCATCCGCCTGGAGTTCGTCGGCCACTACACCGACCTCTGCGAGGACCCGGCGCACAGCTCGCTGTGGCTGAGCCTCAGCCAGTCCAGCACGATCCGCCTGCGCGAGCAGGCGCTGCTCAGCCACAACGACCTGGCGCACTTCCCGGCGCCGTTCTTCGACCCGCGCGACACCGCGCCGCTGCAGCTGTCGATGGTGTTCGCCGCCGCGCCGACCCTCGGCGAGCGCCAGGCCGCGGCGGTGCTGGCGTCCTATTTCGGCAGCCTCGGCGCCTGGCGCGGCGCGCGGTTCCCCGTGCTGTTCGACCGCCTACCGGCGGTCGCCGACGACCGGCCGCCGCCGGCCAGCGTGGTGTTCGCCACCAACGCGCGGCGCCCGGCGTTCCTCGCCGACCGCGAGCGCTTCCCGGCGGTCAACGGCCCGCGCGTCGAGCTGCTCGACCACCCCGACAGCCCCTACGCCAAGCTGCTGCTGATCCAGGGCCGCGACGAGGCCGATCTGCAGCGCGCGGTCGCCGCCCTGGCCCTCGGCACGCCGCTGCTGCGCGGCGCGCGGGTGGAGATCGGCGAGCTGCCGGCGCTGGCCCTGCGCCAGCCCTACGACGCGCCGAACTGGACGCCCACCGACCGCCCGGTGCGCTTCGCCGAGCTGATGGATTACCCGCAGCAGCTGCAGGTCAGCGGCCTGCGCCCGGCGCCGGTGACCCTGAACATCAACCTGCCGCCGGACCTGTTCGTCTGGCGCAACCAGGGCATCCCGCTGCGCACCCACTACCGCTTCAGCGCGCCGGGCAACGAGGACGACTCGCGGCTCAACATCCTGCTCAACGAGCAGTTCATCGACAGCCTGGCGCTGCGCGGGCGCGAGCAGAGCCGCGGCCTGGAGGAGCTGCGCCTGGGCCTGGAAGGCGGCGAGGGCGGCGGCCAGCGCGACAAGCTGCTGCTCCCGGCGCTGAAGGTCGGCGCCAACAACCGCCTGAGCTTCGAGTTCAACTTCGCCAGCACCCTGGGCAGCGCCCAGCGCGACCGCTGCCAGACCGTGCTGCCGGTCAGCGTGTACGGCGCCATCGACGAGGACTCGACCCTCGACCTGTCCGGCAACCACCACTATCTGGCGATGCCCGACCTGTCCGCCTTCGCCGGCAGCGGCTTCCCGTTCAGCCGGCTGGCCGACCTGTCCGAGACCCGCGTGCTGGTCCCGGCCGAGCAGGGCGCGCAGTCGCTGGCGACCCTGCTGGAAGTGTTCGGCGCCCTGGGCGCGCAGATCGGCTATCCGGCCTTCGGCGTGCGCCTGCTGGACGCCTGGCCGGCCGGCGGCGATGCCGATGCCGACCTGCTGATCCTCGACCGTCTGCCCGAGGCGCTGCTGCAGCGCAGCGACCTGGCCCTGCGCCTGGCCGCGCCCTTCGACCGCCTGCTCAGCGGCCAGCCGCCGGCGGCGCTGCGCGGCGCCCAGCCCGCGAACGCCGGTACGGTGCCGGGCGCGGCGGTGGAGATCGGCGCCAGCGCGCCGCTGGCCGCGGTGCTCGGCCTGCAGTCGCCGCTGCATCCGCAGCGCAGCATCGTCGCCCTGCTGGCGCACAGCGACGCCGACCACGCGCTGCTGCGCGACACCCTCGCCGACCCCGAACAGCGCGCCGCGCTGCGCGGCTCGCTGGCGCTGATCCGCAGCAGCGGGGTGACCAGTCAGGTGGTCGGCGAGCCCTACTACGTAGGCCATCTGCCCTGGTGGCTGCTGCTGTGGTTCCATCTGTCCGCCTATCCGCTGCTGCTGGCCGCGCTGTCCGCCGGCTGCGTGCTGCTCGGCGCTTTCCTGGCCTGGCGCCTGCTGCGCGCCGTCGGCCGCCGCCGTCTGGGCGAGGAGTGA